In the Enterococcus saigonensis genome, one interval contains:
- the murA gene encoding UDP-N-acetylglucosamine 1-carboxyvinyltransferase, translating to MEEIIVQSGNQLKGTVKIEGAKNAVLPILAASLLAEEGTTTLRNVPILSDVLTMNEVIRHLNVDVDFNEAANEVIINASRQLEIEAPYELVSQMRASIVVMGPLLARNGHAKVAMPGGCAIGKRPIDLHLKGFQALGAKINQKDGYIEAIADELHGNTIYLDFPSVGATQNIMMAAVKAKGTTIIENVAREPEIVDLANVLNKMGAQIFGAGTETMRIEGVAHLHAVNHSIVQDRIEAGTFMVAAAMTEGNILIQDAISEHNRPLISKLSEMGATIIEEEEGVRVIGPKVLKPTDVKTMPHPGFPTDMQAQMTAIQMVAPGTSIVTETVFENRFQHLEEMRRMNAHVKIDGNVAVIEGGHEMQGALVYATDLRAAAALILVGLRSNGITRVRNLKYLDRGYYNFHKKLQALGGNVERVEIEHKTANKNAATIA from the coding sequence ATGGAAGAGATTATCGTTCAAAGTGGTAATCAATTGAAAGGTACTGTCAAAATTGAAGGCGCAAAAAATGCCGTTTTGCCCATTTTAGCTGCAAGTTTATTAGCAGAAGAAGGGACAACGACTTTACGTAATGTGCCAATTTTATCCGATGTTCTAACAATGAATGAAGTTATTCGCCACTTGAATGTGGATGTCGATTTTAATGAAGCTGCAAACGAAGTGATAATCAATGCTTCTCGTCAATTAGAAATTGAAGCACCTTATGAATTAGTTAGTCAGATGCGGGCATCTATTGTTGTAATGGGACCGTTATTGGCACGTAATGGGCATGCTAAAGTTGCTATGCCTGGTGGTTGTGCTATTGGCAAGCGACCAATTGACTTACATCTAAAAGGCTTTCAAGCTCTAGGAGCTAAAATTAATCAAAAAGATGGGTATATTGAAGCAATCGCCGATGAACTACACGGCAACACAATTTATTTGGACTTCCCAAGCGTTGGCGCTACGCAAAACATTATGATGGCTGCTGTTAAAGCAAAAGGAACAACAATCATCGAAAACGTTGCCCGGGAACCTGAAATTGTAGATTTGGCTAATGTACTAAATAAAATGGGTGCTCAAATTTTTGGTGCAGGTACTGAAACAATGCGAATTGAAGGCGTTGCTCACTTACATGCAGTCAACCACTCCATTGTGCAAGATAGAATCGAAGCGGGGACATTCATGGTGGCGGCAGCAATGACTGAAGGTAATATTTTAATTCAAGATGCTATTTCAGAACATAATCGCCCTTTAATTTCCAAATTGAGTGAAATGGGTGCAACAATTATCGAAGAAGAAGAAGGCGTTCGCGTTATCGGTCCTAAAGTATTGAAACCAACTGATGTGAAAACGATGCCTCATCCAGGTTTCCCAACAGATATGCAAGCTCAAATGACTGCAATCCAAATGGTAGCCCCCGGCACAAGTATCGTAACAGAAACTGTATTTGAAAATCGGTTCCAACATTTGGAAGAAATGCGTCGAATGAATGCTCATGTGAAAATTGATGGCAATGTTGCTGTCATTGAAGGCGGGCATGAAATGCAAGGCGCATTAGTTTATGCAACGGACTTACGCGCTGCAGCGGCTTTAATTTTAGTTGGATTGCGTTCAAATGGTATTACCCGCGTACGTAATTTAAAATATTTAGACCGTGGTTATTATAACTTCCACAAGAAATTACAAGCCCTTGGAGGCAATGTGGAGCGCGTAGAGATTGAACACAAAACTGCTAACAAAAATGCTGCTACAATTGCTTAG
- a CDS encoding DUF1146 family protein — protein MQVYSVDAIVRIISHFAFVYLAFWGLRALRLDTLFKSFQTAQIRIVILMFAISLGYLTSSFFLEILNLLKNIFLSIV, from the coding sequence ATGCAAGTATATAGTGTTGATGCAATAGTACGGATAATCAGTCACTTTGCATTTGTTTATTTAGCCTTTTGGGGATTGCGTGCTTTGCGATTAGATACTTTGTTCAAATCGTTTCAGACAGCGCAAATCAGGATTGTGATTTTGATGTTCGCCATTAGCTTGGGCTATCTGACAAGCAGCTTTTTTTTAGAAATCCTGAATTTATTGAAGAATATTTTTCTTTCAATTGTCTAA
- a CDS encoding F0F1 ATP synthase subunit epsilon yields MEYLTVNVVTPNGLVYDHHAKIVVANTTAGEIGILPKHAPIITPLAIDEVRVKRTDSDTHVDWIAVNGGIMEVRDNVVSIIADSAERERDIDVSRAERAKQRAERMIAEAREKEDVDSLRRATVALHRAINRINVSKHQ; encoded by the coding sequence ATGGAATACTTAACTGTAAATGTGGTAACACCTAATGGTTTAGTCTATGATCACCACGCTAAAATTGTTGTAGCCAATACAACGGCTGGCGAAATTGGTATCTTACCAAAACATGCACCGATAATTACCCCCTTAGCTATTGATGAAGTTCGGGTAAAACGAACTGACTCAGACACCCATGTTGACTGGATTGCGGTTAATGGCGGTATTATGGAAGTTCGAGACAACGTTGTTTCTATTATTGCTGACAGTGCTGAACGAGAACGGGATATTGATGTTTCTCGGGCTGAACGAGCAAAACAACGAGCAGAACGAATGATTGCAGAAGCAAGGGAAAAAGAAGATGTCGATTCTCTGCGTCGGGCGACTGTTGCTCTTCATCGCGCTATTAATCGGATCAATGTTTCCAAACATCAATAA
- the atpD gene encoding F0F1 ATP synthase subunit beta encodes MSSGKIVQVIGPVVDVEFSLDQSLPDINNALVVYKNDEQKTKIVLEAALELGDGVIRTIAMESTDGLQRGMEVVDTGSSISVPVGKDTLGRVFNVLGDTIDLEEPFPADANRSGIHKKAPDFDELSTSTEILETGIKVIDLLAPYLKGGKVGLFGGAGVGKTVLIQELIHNIAQEHGGISVFTGVGERTREGNDLYYEMKESGVIEKTAMVFGQMNEPPGARMRVALTGLTIAEYFRDVEGQDVLLFIDNIFRFTQAGSEVSALLGRMPSAVGYQPTLATEMGQLQERITSTKKGSITSIQAIYVPADDYTDPAPATAFAHLDATTNLERKLTEQGIYPAVDPLASSSSALAPEIVGELHYGVASEVQHVLQRYRELQDIIAILGMDELSDEEKVLVARARRIQFFLSQNFHVAEQFTGQPGSYVPVAETIKGFKEILDGKHDELPEEAFRNVGTIEEAVEKAKKLGY; translated from the coding sequence ATGAGTTCAGGCAAGATTGTTCAAGTAATCGGTCCCGTTGTTGACGTGGAATTCTCTTTAGATCAATCATTACCAGACATTAACAATGCTTTGGTTGTTTATAAAAACGATGAACAAAAAACCAAAATAGTATTAGAAGCTGCTTTGGAACTAGGAGACGGCGTCATTCGAACTATCGCTATGGAGTCTACCGATGGCTTACAACGTGGGATGGAAGTTGTCGATACTGGCAGCTCAATCTCTGTACCAGTGGGCAAAGACACGTTAGGTCGTGTATTTAACGTTTTGGGCGATACAATAGACTTGGAAGAACCTTTCCCAGCTGATGCGAATCGTAGTGGTATTCATAAAAAAGCACCTGATTTTGACGAATTGAGTACTAGTACAGAAATTCTAGAAACTGGGATTAAAGTTATCGACTTATTAGCTCCTTACCTAAAAGGTGGTAAGGTTGGATTATTTGGTGGTGCCGGTGTTGGTAAAACCGTTTTAATTCAAGAATTAATTCATAATATCGCGCAAGAACATGGTGGTATTTCTGTTTTTACCGGTGTTGGGGAACGAACCCGTGAAGGTAATGACTTGTATTATGAAATGAAAGAGTCTGGCGTTATTGAAAAAACTGCCATGGTTTTTGGTCAAATGAATGAGCCACCTGGTGCTCGGATGCGGGTGGCATTGACTGGTTTAACGATTGCGGAATACTTCCGTGATGTAGAAGGTCAAGATGTATTGCTATTTATCGATAATATTTTCCGGTTTACCCAAGCTGGTTCAGAAGTATCGGCTTTATTGGGTCGTATGCCTTCTGCCGTTGGTTATCAACCAACACTAGCAACTGAAATGGGCCAATTGCAAGAGCGGATTACTTCAACGAAAAAGGGCTCTATCACGTCTATCCAAGCAATTTATGTACCAGCCGATGACTATACTGACCCCGCACCAGCAACAGCATTTGCTCACTTAGATGCAACAACTAACTTGGAGCGTAAATTAACAGAACAAGGAATTTACCCAGCGGTGGATCCTCTTGCGTCATCTTCTAGTGCTTTAGCACCAGAAATTGTTGGTGAACTTCACTATGGAGTAGCCAGTGAAGTCCAACATGTCTTACAACGTTACCGTGAATTACAAGATATTATTGCCATCTTAGGGATGGATGAATTATCAGATGAAGAAAAAGTTTTAGTTGCTAGAGCGCGCCGAATTCAATTTTTCTTATCGCAAAATTTCCACGTTGCTGAACAATTTACCGGTCAGCCTGGTTCATATGTACCCGTTGCCGAAACAATTAAAGGCTTCAAAGAAATTTTAGATGGGAAGCACGATGAATTACCAGAAGAAGCCTTCCGTAATGTCGGTACAATTGAAGAAGCAGTGGAAAAAGCGAAAAAATTAGGCTACTAG
- a CDS encoding F0F1 ATP synthase subunit gamma: MGASLNEIKQRIASTKKTSQITNAMQMVSAAKLTKSEAHSKQFQIYASKVREVVTHLTAQQLNDIYSAGPQDGVNYNSMLISRPVKKTGYIVITSDGGLVGGYNSSILKQMMSMLKEDHQSADEYVMIAIGATGADFFKARGINLAYELRNLSDQPGFEEVRKIVTMATTMYQNEVFDELYVCYNHHINSLTSQFRVEKMLPIVDLDPEEAESYEQEYLFEPSKEEILDHLLPQYAESLIYGAIVDAKTAEHAAGMTAMKTATDNAKNIIADLTISYNRARQGAITQEITEIVAGASALD; the protein is encoded by the coding sequence ATGGGAGCTTCCTTAAACGAGATTAAGCAACGGATTGCTTCAACGAAGAAAACCAGTCAAATCACTAATGCCATGCAAATGGTGTCAGCTGCGAAATTGACCAAGTCTGAAGCTCACTCAAAACAGTTTCAAATTTATGCCTCAAAAGTTCGGGAAGTAGTAACGCATTTGACTGCCCAACAGTTAAATGATATTTATTCTGCCGGCCCACAAGATGGGGTGAATTACAATAGCATGCTGATTAGTCGTCCAGTAAAGAAAACTGGTTACATCGTGATTACCTCTGATGGCGGCTTAGTCGGCGGTTATAATAGTTCAATTTTAAAACAAATGATGTCAATGTTAAAAGAAGATCATCAGTCAGCTGACGAATACGTGATGATTGCTATTGGGGCTACGGGCGCTGATTTCTTTAAAGCACGAGGAATTAATTTAGCGTATGAATTGCGCAATTTATCTGATCAACCGGGTTTTGAAGAAGTCCGTAAAATCGTCACTATGGCTACAACAATGTATCAAAATGAAGTCTTTGATGAGTTATATGTGTGCTACAATCATCATATTAACTCTTTAACGAGTCAGTTTCGCGTTGAAAAGATGTTGCCAATTGTAGACTTGGATCCAGAAGAAGCAGAAAGTTATGAACAAGAATATTTGTTTGAACCTTCTAAAGAAGAAATTTTAGATCACTTGTTACCACAATATGCTGAAAGCCTGATTTATGGTGCGATTGTTGATGCGAAAACCGCAGAACATGCGGCTGGGATGACAGCAATGAAGACAGCAACAGACAATGCGAAGAATATTATCGCTGATTTGACGATTTCTTATAATCGTGCACGTCAAGGGGCAATTACCCAAGAAATTACCGAAATTGTTGCGGGAGCTTCGGCACTCGATTAA
- the atpA gene encoding F0F1 ATP synthase subunit alpha — protein sequence MAIKAEEISALIKEQIKNYQSELAVEEIGTVTYVGDGIARAHGLENAMSGELLEFSNGSFGMAQNLETNDVGIIILGDFETIREGDKVKRTGKIMEVPVGDALVGRVVNPLGQPIDGLGAIDTNKTRPVETLAPGVMQRQSVSEPMQTGLKAIDALVPIGRGQRELVIGDRKTGKTSIAIDTIINQKGQDMICIYVAIGQKDSTVRAQVETLRKYGALDYTIVVSAGASQPAPLLYIAPYAGTAMGEEFMYNGKHVLIVFDDLSKQAVAYRELSLLLRRPPGREAYPGDVFYLHSRLLERAAKLSDELGGGSMTALPFVETQAGDISAYIPTNVISITDGQIFLENDLFYSGVRPAIDAGLSVSRVGGSAQIKAMKKVAGTLRLDLASYRELEAFTQFGSDLDQATQAKLNRGRRTVEILKQKLHAPLAVEKQVIILYALTHGFIDSIPVNRVLDFEENLFEYIDANHANIFETIRTTKDLPAEEELDAAIKEAKDIFMAAGNSSSSSAKETVASIENERS from the coding sequence ATGGCCATCAAAGCAGAAGAAATTAGTGCTCTGATTAAAGAACAAATTAAGAACTACCAGAGTGAACTAGCAGTCGAAGAAATTGGGACTGTAACTTACGTAGGGGATGGGATTGCCCGGGCCCACGGTTTGGAAAATGCCATGAGTGGTGAATTGCTAGAATTTTCCAATGGTTCATTTGGGATGGCACAAAACTTAGAAACAAACGATGTCGGGATTATCATCTTAGGGGACTTCGAGACTATTCGTGAAGGCGATAAAGTGAAACGTACTGGGAAAATTATGGAAGTACCAGTTGGAGATGCTTTAGTTGGTCGGGTTGTCAATCCATTGGGTCAACCTATTGATGGTTTAGGTGCAATTGATACCAATAAAACGCGTCCGGTAGAAACTTTGGCACCTGGTGTTATGCAACGACAATCAGTTTCTGAACCAATGCAAACCGGATTAAAAGCTATTGATGCATTAGTACCAATTGGTCGCGGTCAACGGGAACTTGTTATTGGGGATAGAAAGACCGGTAAAACATCCATTGCCATTGATACAATTATTAACCAAAAAGGTCAAGATATGATTTGTATTTATGTGGCCATTGGCCAAAAAGATTCAACGGTTCGTGCGCAAGTGGAAACATTACGTAAATATGGCGCTTTAGATTATACGATTGTTGTTTCTGCTGGGGCCTCACAGCCAGCGCCATTACTCTACATCGCACCATATGCTGGTACGGCTATGGGTGAAGAATTTATGTATAACGGTAAACATGTATTAATCGTTTTTGATGATTTATCAAAACAAGCCGTTGCTTATCGTGAACTCTCTTTACTATTACGTCGTCCACCAGGTCGTGAAGCATATCCAGGGGATGTTTTCTATTTGCATTCTCGTCTATTAGAACGAGCTGCGAAGTTGTCTGATGAATTAGGTGGCGGCTCCATGACTGCGCTACCTTTTGTTGAAACACAAGCCGGAGATATTTCTGCTTATATTCCAACAAATGTGATTTCAATCACTGACGGACAAATTTTCTTAGAAAATGATTTGTTCTATTCTGGTGTCCGTCCTGCTATTGATGCGGGCTTATCTGTCTCACGGGTTGGGGGTTCAGCTCAAATTAAGGCAATGAAAAAAGTTGCTGGAACGCTACGTTTGGACTTAGCTAGTTATCGCGAACTAGAAGCATTTACGCAGTTTGGTTCTGATTTGGATCAAGCTACCCAAGCAAAATTAAATCGTGGTCGCCGCACAGTAGAAATTTTAAAACAAAAATTGCATGCACCATTAGCAGTTGAAAAACAAGTTATTATCTTATACGCCCTAACACACGGATTTATTGATAGTATTCCGGTTAATCGTGTGTTGGATTTTGAAGAAAACTTATTTGAATATATTGATGCAAATCATGCCAATATTTTTGAAACTATTCGTACTACTAAAGATTTACCTGCTGAAGAAGAGTTGGATGCAGCAATTAAAGAAGCAAAAGATATCTTTATGGCTGCTGGCAATAGTAGCAGTAGCTCAGCCAAAGAAACTGTCGCTTCAATCGAAAACGAACGTTCTTAA
- the atpH gene encoding ATP synthase F1 subunit delta, producing MKLDKYTVGKRYGKALFELAAEEQVTEAVYHDLLSLKNIYKAIPDLGNMLSDVRLNLNAKRALMDKIVSEFDGITKNFLEVVFRYNRMDDLVLIIDEYERRYDEAQSLVLGTVTTAVTLSDEQKGQLEEKIASLLGYKKANLVEKVDPNILGGVVVEANHQVIDGSVKSRLEQLRAMIGR from the coding sequence ATGAAACTCGATAAATATACGGTAGGCAAACGCTACGGTAAAGCGTTGTTTGAGCTGGCGGCAGAAGAACAGGTTACCGAAGCTGTCTACCATGATTTGCTTAGTTTAAAAAATATTTACAAAGCAATTCCAGATCTTGGTAATATGTTGAGTGATGTTCGTTTGAACTTAAATGCAAAACGCGCTTTAATGGACAAAATCGTTTCCGAATTTGACGGAATTACCAAAAACTTTTTAGAAGTTGTTTTCCGTTACAATCGCATGGATGATTTAGTGTTAATCATCGATGAATATGAACGCCGTTATGATGAAGCCCAAAGTTTAGTATTGGGTACGGTAACAACCGCCGTGACTTTGTCTGATGAGCAAAAAGGACAATTAGAAGAAAAAATTGCCAGCTTATTGGGCTATAAAAAAGCAAATTTGGTTGAAAAAGTTGATCCCAATATTTTAGGCGGGGTCGTGGTGGAAGCCAACCATCAAGTAATTGACGGCAGTGTGAAAAGCCGATTAGAACAACTACGAGCGATGATTGGTAGATAA
- the atpF gene encoding F0F1 ATP synthase subunit B encodes MLNIVLAEVGNTTISSIVVVSGSFLLLVALLKHFAWGAISDMMKKREDKIANDLDSAEQSRTKAAKLEQERQTQLMSSKSEAAEIIKNAKDSGELSRQNILNETKEEVSRLKEKAKSDISMEREAAMTSVKDDVAELSLQIAEKILNKELSPEAHEALINHYIEGLGNHETR; translated from the coding sequence ATGCTAAATATTGTATTAGCAGAGGTCGGGAATACAACTATCAGCAGTATCGTTGTTGTATCTGGTTCTTTCTTATTGTTAGTTGCACTTTTAAAGCACTTTGCTTGGGGTGCAATTTCAGACATGATGAAAAAACGGGAAGATAAAATTGCTAACGATTTAGATTCCGCTGAACAATCCCGGACAAAAGCAGCTAAGCTTGAACAAGAACGTCAAACTCAATTGATGTCCTCTAAAAGCGAAGCAGCTGAAATCATCAAAAATGCTAAAGACAGCGGCGAGCTCAGCCGTCAAAATATTTTAAATGAAACCAAAGAAGAAGTGTCTCGTTTGAAAGAGAAGGCAAAAAGTGATATTTCAATGGAAAGAGAAGCCGCTATGACAAGTGTTAAAGACGATGTGGCCGAACTTTCTTTACAAATTGCCGAAAAAATCTTGAACAAAGAGCTATCGCCAGAAGCCCATGAAGCATTGATTAATCATTACATTGAAGGATTGGGCAACCATGAAACTCGATAA
- the atpE gene encoding ATP synthase F0 subunit C has product MNFIAAGIAIVGAAIGAGYGNGKVISQTIESMARQPEMSGQLRSTMFIGVALVEAVPILGVVIALLLVFMS; this is encoded by the coding sequence ATGAACTTTATCGCAGCAGGTATCGCAATCGTCGGGGCAGCTATCGGAGCTGGTTATGGTAACGGGAAAGTTATCTCACAAACTATCGAATCAATGGCACGCCAACCAGAAATGTCTGGTCAATTACGTTCTACAATGTTCATCGGGGTCGCATTAGTTGAAGCTGTGCCTATCCTAGGTGTGGTTATTGCTTTATTACTTGTCTTCATGAGCTAA
- the atpB gene encoding F0F1 ATP synthase subunit A — translation MKEKPLVFNIGPIWFDGTILLMTLITCVIVFTLVYVCTRNLQLKPKGKQNFIEWVIDFVRGILGDNLPSNEVNNFHLLSFALFLFVFVANEIGLVTKIVVGETTFWKSPTADPFVTLTLALMMIAMTHFFGVQKFGLKGYFKVSFLQPVAFLLPIKIIEEFTNIITLGLRLYGNIFAGEVLLGLIVDMLNNVGWLTLPVVIPLEMIWIGFSLFIGAIQAYVFVTLSMVFMGHKLETEE, via the coding sequence TTGAAAGAAAAACCACTCGTTTTCAATATTGGTCCCATCTGGTTTGATGGCACCATCCTTTTAATGACACTTATCACGTGTGTTATTGTCTTTACACTAGTTTATGTTTGCACGCGGAATTTACAGTTAAAACCCAAAGGCAAACAAAACTTTATTGAGTGGGTAATTGATTTCGTTCGCGGTATCTTAGGAGACAATCTCCCAAGTAATGAAGTGAACAACTTCCATTTATTATCCTTTGCCTTGTTTCTATTTGTTTTTGTCGCCAACGAGATTGGCCTTGTGACGAAAATCGTTGTCGGTGAAACAACTTTTTGGAAAAGTCCAACCGCGGATCCCTTTGTGACATTAACATTGGCATTGATGATGATTGCGATGACTCATTTCTTCGGCGTACAAAAATTTGGTTTGAAAGGTTACTTTAAAGTATCATTTTTACAACCCGTGGCCTTTTTGTTACCAATTAAAATCATCGAAGAATTTACCAACATCATTACCCTTGGGTTACGTCTTTACGGGAATATTTTCGCCGGTGAAGTCTTACTTGGCTTGATTGTTGACATGTTAAACAATGTTGGTTGGTTGACACTTCCTGTGGTGATTCCGCTAGAGATGATTTGGATTGGCTTCTCTTTATTTATTGGAGCTATTCAAGCGTACGTATTTGTTACCTTATCCATGGTATTTATGGGACACAAATTAGAAACAGAAGAGTAG